The proteins below are encoded in one region of Aspergillus nidulans FGSC A4 chromosome III:
- the racA gene encoding Rho family GTPase racA (transcript_id=CADANIAT00005685), producing the protein MATGPATQSLKCVVTGDGAVGKTCLLISYTTNAFPGEYIPTVFDNYTASVMVDGRPISLGLWDTAGQEDYDRLRPLSYPQTDVFLICFSIVSPPSFDNVKSKWFPEIEHHAPNVPIILVGTKLDLRDDPAQLESLRMRKQEPVTYEQALAVAKEIRAHKYLECSALTQRNLKSVFDEAIRAVLNPRPATKQRNKKCTIL; encoded by the exons ATGGCGACTGGACCTGCTACTCAGTCCCTGAAG TGTGTCGTGACGGGCGACGGTGCTGTCGGCAAG ACATGTCTTCTCATTTCTTATACGACCAATGCCTTCCCCGGCGAATATATTCCCACCGT ATTCGACAATTATACTGCTAGTGTCATGGTCGATGGTAGACCGATTAGCTTAGGACTTTGGGATACTGCTGGACAGGAAGATTACGACCGACTTCGCCCATTGTCCTACCCTCAAACCGATGTATTTCTCATTTGCTTCTCCATCGTCAGCCCTCCGTCTTTCGACAACGTCAAGTCTAAG TGGTTCCCGGAAATCGAACACCACGCGCCCAACGTTCCAATCATCCTAGTTGGCACCAAGCTCGATTTGCGAGACGACCCCGCCCAGCTCGAAAGCCTCCGCATGAGGAAGCAGGAGCCCGTTACTTATGAGCAGGCTCTGGCCGTGGCGAAGGAGATCCGAGCACACAAATACCTCGAGTGCTCTGCCCTAACGCAACGCAACCTTAAGAGCGTGTTCGACGAAGCCATTCG TGCTGTTCTGAACCCGCGACCTGCGACGAAACAGAGGAACAAGAAGTGTACGATTCTGTGA
- a CDS encoding transcription factor domain-containing protein (transcript_id=CADANIAT00005684) — protein sequence MDLEYRGILAQNGYPPHASLTAPPGSPSDLRNNPRLPRPLTGFDFSVRSSEPGDMEKTPPVTGKRRGGCRKACNECKQQKLRCDIVQTPADACSRCRRLNIECKVEPSFKRISKRKRNAEMEREIAALRQRLSSEGSHAHVPENRASTKVSQSPEGICYGPDTANTLATPLTMHSEGSMLSQDDGVWRLEDVSLSRQRVARLFDHVPQDYRVVKALCLLCTWPLPTTSQRTDATFMLCGLMMQISMQLGLHRPVQAEEFTTFRMEGHGEAVKDRLQTWVICNIVAQNVATGYGQPPGTIYDWALEPASLRDADYHPSEDLRTRLLIEKFCDRVTKSLYSSRPDPAEFISSEKLLIAQLLENELREMELGFGRDISCSNARSDDLTKLFIATTSFLGRVLDLETSPGELIGHATNYILQMIVSAAFALMKLLKSDFRRHIDFEHGKLLFNGAISALRRISVMDHDRPVRLADILAQMWNAGTPEDAGEDTLLLKVRCRMSMSHVYDTVWRWRHRFRPLKSTEDTQAAASNPNVSTATIPRPSDGSLEDPDLMYSPNFDQDGAFFNEAGFSEVFDSLNWVFDGFPDTFPAPPAI from the exons ATGGACCTCGAGTACCGGGGTATACTGGCACAGAATGGATACCCTCCGCATGCAAGCCTGACGGCACCTCCCGGCTCCCCTAGCGACCTTCGGAACAACCCTAGACTTCCGCGCCCACTGACGGGCTTTGACTTCTCAGTCAGGTCTTCGGAGCCCGGAGACATGGAGAAGACCCCGCCTGTTACGGGGAAGCGGCGGGGCGGGTGTCGGAAGGCGTGTAACGAGTGTAAACAGCAAAAG CTGCGATGTGATATCGTTCAGACACCCGCGGACGCCTGCTCGCGTTGTCGGCGACTTAACATAGAATGCAAGGTCGAGCCGTCCTTCAAGCGCATCTCAAAGAGAAA GCGCAATGCTGAGATGGAGCGCGAGATTGCGGCTCTCCGCCAGCGGCTTTCCAGCGAAGGCAGCCATGCCCATGTTCCTGAGAATAGAGCCAGTACCAAGGTGTCCCAGTCCCCTGAGGGCATCTGCTACGGCCCTGATACTGCGAAT ACATTGGCCACACCCTTGACTATGCACAGCGAAGGGTCCATGCTGTCTCAGGACGACGGTGTCTGGAGACTGGAAGATGTCTCCCTGTCCAGGCAAAGGGTAGCTAGGCTGTTTGACCA CGTACCGCAAGATTACCGTGTTGTCAAGGCCTTATGTCTTCTTTGCACTTGGCCGCTCCCTACCACCAGCCAGAGGACAGACGCTACGTTCATGCTTTGCGGATTGATGATGCAAATTTCCATGCAGCTTGGGCTTCATCGTCCTGTTCAGGCTGAAGAATTTACGACATTCAGGATGGAAGGACATGGAGAAGCCGTAAAGGATCGGCTGCAGACATGGGTGATATGCAATATTGTAGCACAAAA TGTCGCCACGGGATATGGGCAACCCCCAGGAACAATATACGATTGGGCGCTCGAACCTGCATCTCTTCGAGATGCTGATTATCATCCTTCAGAGGATCTACGAACACGCTTACTTATTGAGAAGTTCTGTGATCGAGTAACAAAATCTCTCTACAGTAGTAGACCAGACCCTGCCGAGTTCATCAGTTCCGAAAAGCTTTTGATCGCGCAGCTTCTGGAAAATGAGCTCCGTGAAATGGAGCTTGGATTCGGCAGGGATATTTCCT GCTCTAATGCCCGAAGCGACGATTTGACGAAGCTTTTTATCGCTACCACATCATTCCTCGGTCGAGTACTAGACCTCGAAACCTCCCCGGGGGAGCTCATTGGGCATGCAACGAATTACATTCTTCAGATGATCGTTTCAGCAGCTTTTGCGCTCATGAAATTATTGAAAAGCGACTTCCGACGACACATTGACTTTGAACACGGAAAATTATTATTTAATGGGGCAATCTCAGCCCTAAGGAGGATCAGTGTGATGGATCACGACCGTCCTGTTCGACTTGCGGATATTCTAGCCCAAATGTGGAACGCCGGTACTCCTGAGGATGCCGGGGAGGATACATTGCTCCTCAAGGTGCGATGCCGCATGAGTATGAGCCACGTTTACGACACAGTTTGGCGCTGGCGGCATCGTTTCCGGCCCTTGAAGAGCACCGAAGATACACAGGCCGCGGCTTCTAATCCGAACGTCTCGACGGCGACAATTCCTAGGCCATCAGACGGGTCCCTAGAGGATCCTGACTTGATGTATTCGCCAAACTTCGACCAGGATGGGGCATTCTTCAATGAAGCAGGATTCTCTGAAGTATTCGACTCCCTCAATTGGGTCTTCGATGGGTTCCCTGATACATTTCCGGCCCCACCAGCTATATAG